Proteins from a single region of Eremothecium gossypii ATCC 10895 chromosome VI, complete sequence:
- the TEX1 gene encoding Tex1p (Syntenic homolog of Saccharomyces cerevisiae YNL253W (TEX1)), with product MHLNVEPTPRNHHNQTVPSSMEGGSKSSSAGPSQAESLTPERASKLYKRFFNVWKQRAVRIRDDHFHRMEHPSRLERRPTVNNRVIALASNSVGSLATWARTDGSITVMNVATERYSFTIKEAQGVGKLCLSIAWNPVEADQFVTVGTSTSVKLWNASDSKNPLLKTLVTGSRIKNYKCLFDPLGQWLLVLTKASEIYLYAATEGYRLHSISKIQPEHEAGAGSCDTVESVAWLNDGQHIILGFKLGSIKIFKLGDAGFEIRNTMFGHLKTITSLAVDPWGLYFVAGSEDGSCSLWSLKDFTCKTVHSEPEGVVESVSISDDGFVLAVGSRMSSREQSKFSFRSLLGQENMYEISFNSNANSLVHFIPETMKVLFTEERDIVTILKSTCSSILYTSEESEKMEAGLAATSNVKRMIAARDEERKSSKKRRADKLRTVERSKEPSIRSKLDEGGRQHRRIEERSLRREEDLRGRGEAVGRYGRDEYVPKRF from the coding sequence ATGCACTTGAATGTCGAACCCACACCAAGAAATCACCATAATCAAACAGTACCCTCTTCGATGGAAGGCGGATCAAAATCCAGCAGTGCTGGCCCCAGCCAGGCCGAATCCCTCACTCCTGAGAGGGCTAGCAAGCTTTACAAAAGATTCTTTAATGTATGGAAACAGCGAGCGGTGAGGATCCGCGACGACCATTTCCACCGGATGGAACATCCTTCTAGGTTAGAAAGGCGACCAACCGTCAATAATCGAGTAATTGCATTGGCAAGTAACTCTGTGGGGTCACTTGCGACATGGGCGAGGACAGACGGAAGTATTACTGTAATGAACGTCGCAACAGAAAGATACAGTTTTACGATTAAGGAAGCGCAAGGTGTAGGAAAGTTATGTCTGTCGATTGCATGGAATCCAGTAGAAGCCGACCAGTTTGTCACTGTTGGCACTTCGACATCTGTTAAACTGTGGAACGCTTCGGATAGTAAAAACCCATTATTAAAAACTCTAGTCACTGGGTCAAGAATTAAGAACTATAAATGCTTATTTGATCCCCTAGGGCAGTGGTTGCTCGTTCTGACGAAGGCTAGTGAAATCTACTTGTATGCTGCTACCGAAGGCTACCGATTGCACTCGATATCCAAGATTCAACCTGAACATGAAGCTGGCGCGGGGAGTTGTGATACTGTGGAGTCAGTGGCGTGGCTAAATGATGGCCAGCATATTATACTAGGTTTTAAGCTTGGGTCTATAAAAATATTTAAACTGGGAGATGCTGGGTTTGAAATTCGGAATACAATGTTTGGTCATTTGAAAACCATAACTTCGCTTGCAGTTGATCCATGGGGTCTTTATTTTGTCGCAGGCTCTGAGGATGGCTCCTGTTCTCTTTGGTCGCTCAAAGATTTTACATGCAAAACAGTACATTCCGAGCCTGAGGGTGTCGTAGAGAGCGTGAGCATTTCAGATGACGGATTTGTTTTGGCAGTGGGATCACGGATGTCATCTAGAGAGCAGAGTAAGTTCTCATTTCGTTCACTTCTAGGTCAGGAGAACATGTATGAGATTTCCTTCAATAGCAATGCCAATTCGCTAGTGCACTTTATCCCAGAGACCATGAAAGTACTCTTTACGGAGGAAAGAGATATCGTCACAATACTAAAGTCAACCTGCAGTTCAATATTATATACCAGCGAAGAGTCGGAGAAGATGGAAGCGGGTTTGGCTGCCACATCCAACGTTAAGAGGATGATTGCTGCCAGGGATGAAGAGCGTAAGTCATCCAAGAAGCGCAGAGCAGATAAACTGAGGACGGTGGAAAGGAGTAAGGAACCTAGCATACGAAGCAAGCTGGATGAGGGTGGCCGGCAGCACCGTCGGATAGAAGAAAGATCTCTTCGGAGAGAAGAAGACttgcgcggccgcggggAAGCAGTCGGGCGCTACGGACGTGATGAGTATGTACCAAAGAGGTTTTAG
- the MRPL17 gene encoding mitochondrial 54S ribosomal protein mL46 (Syntenic homolog of Saccharomyces cerevisiae YNL252C (MRPL17)): MSASAVKGVAAAVQPLPNSIKAGLLLSRIPIVTPELSKLESQYYQYQSELERRLMWTFPQFFYFKRGTLSERRFLNVQKGLVPKLPGVWFPKGIPLIKFGRDTRKKQEVNLPKESTEEMSSSDMSRPIVPNPRITPADEQNNTKTLERQLSRTLYLLVRSKEGWQLPSFPVPQKGDEKVPLHESAESGIRELSKHQMKTWTVSNKPIGVLEKDNKYTFLIKSHMLAGDFCLADGTEYLEHAWLTKDEIKERVDAAYFSKIGFMLANV; this comes from the coding sequence ATGAGTGCTTCAGCCGTGAAgggcgtcgccgccgctgTCCAGCCTTTGCCAAATTCCATTAAGGCGGGCTTGTTATTGTCCCGTATACCGATTGTTACGCCGGAACTATCCAAACTTGAGTCGCAATACTATCAGTATCAGAGTGAACTTGAAAGACGGTTAATGTGGACATTCCCTCAGTTCTTTTACTTCAAGAGAGGTACATTGTCTGAGAGGCGGTTTTTGAATGTGCAGAAGGGACTTGTTCCCAAGCTCCCAGGCGTATGGTTTCCTAAAGGCATTCCTCTTATCAAGTTCGGAAGAGACACGAGAAAGAAGCAGGAGGTTAATTTACCGAAGGAATCCACCGAGGAGATGTCTAGCAGTGATATGTCCAGACCTATTGTTCCAAACCCACGGATCACTCCTGCGGATGAGCAGAATAATACCAAAACATTGGAGCGGCAGCTGAGCAGGACCCTATATCTTCTCGTTAGGAGCAAGGAGGGATGGCAGTTACCTAGCTTCCCTGTCCCTCAGAAGGGAGATGAGAAGGTCCCATTGCATGAGTCAGCTGAAAGTGGCATCAGAGAGCTCAGCAAGCATCAAATGAAAACCTGGACGGTATCGAATAAGCCAATTGGCGTCCTTGAGAAAGACAACAAGTACACCTTTTTGATCAAGTCGCACATGTTAGCGGGTGATTTCTGCCTAGCGGATGGCACGGAATATCTTGAGCACGCGTGGTTGACAAAGGATGAGATCAAGGAACGCGTGGACGCTGCCTATTTCTCAAAAATTGGATTCATGTTGGCGAACGTCTGA
- the NRD1 gene encoding Nrd1 complex RNA-binding subunit (Syntenic homolog of Saccharomyces cerevisiae YNL251C (NRD1)), protein MTGHEDFVATLESLKELKSGISGSRIKKLTTYALENVNAEEYLIDKIINYSRTCPATHKLGSLYVIDSIGRAFLNKCKDLNQSMKSSAQAGTYGHALFTLGENIQTLLSDGVEKSSAENRDKIKDLVDIWDKADLFQKGVLNAVRGVWFALKDTGKSSSSQASDPKERAIQILSNLKPMESIPASISVPADLGSNELALQQAALMQLLASLQSQLAEPAGVPSTKSRAAQEHRTQQTQRQPLEPQRHQYQQQQHQRHEPTQYIGRSARSNKRSDGHTERSRSKSPKRHEKKGNQSSNNANNNTHNNNNNTSGNSSTNNNHHLYPEERNVPTNPHFRPRHVSFDPSMPADHIKVYSRTLFVGGVPNTMKEHDIAKILGKFGEVQSVILNNSRKHAFVKIYSRQEADSILLNFNKDESSPLRIRWAVGFGPRDCCDYQHGSSIIPMHRLTEVDRKWSLCAEWGGTGGQPLQSGMVFEEPDIIVGEGVSSKAISQKMPTDRGNGPKSGKLLPGNTFRPAQTPTYEAPIFAQPPPPAAGYPQMYQGIPQQIPQHGIYPQQTIMPVMAPQHQPQDHHQQQSPAFDPTAQLNSLMSMLNKQQQ, encoded by the coding sequence ATGACGGGTCACGAGGATTTTGTAGCAACCTTAGAATCCTTAAAGGAGTTAAAATCTGGTATCTCCGGTTCTAGAATTAAAAAGCTGACGACTTACGCTTTAGAAAATGTAAATGCAGAAGAGTACTTGATTGACAAAATAATAAATTACTCACGTACGTGTCCTGCGACACATAAACTAGGTTCTCTATATGTCATCGATTCGATCGGGAGAGCCTTCTTGAACAAGTGCAAGGATTTAAACCAGTCAATGAAGTCGAGCGCGCAAGCTGGGACCTACGGACACGCCTTGTTCACGTTGGGTGAAAACATACAAACTTTACTTAGTGACGGTGTCGAAAAGAGTAGTGCCGAAAACAGAGACAAGATCAAAGATTTGGTCGATATCTGGGACAAGGCTGACCTCTTCCAGAAAGGAGTTTTGAATGCTGTCAGAGGTGTATGGTTTGCTCTGAAGGATACCGGGAAGTCTTCTAGTTCACAAGCTTCCGATCCCAAGGAAAGAGCAATACAAATCTTGAGTAACCTAAAACCAATGGAATCTATTCCAGCTAGCATTTCAGTGCCCGCAGATTTAGGTTCCAATGAGCTTGCGCTACAACAAGCCGCCTTAATGCAGTTGTTGGCTTCTTTGCAGTCGCAACTGGCAGAGCCGGCCGGGGTACCGTCGACAAAGTCACGGGCTGCGCAGGAACACCGAACGCAACAAACACAGCGTCAGCCACTTGAACCACAACGTCATCAGTatcagcagcagcaacatCAGCGCCATGAGCCAACGCAGTATATCGGTAGGTCTGCAAGGAGCAACAAAAGATCGGACGGACACACTGAGAGATCCAGATCAAAATCTCCTAAACGGCATGAAAAGAAGGGCAATCAAAGCAGTAATAACGCCAACAATAATACTcataataataataataatacTAGCGGCAACAGCTCCACGAATAATAACCACCACTTGTATCCAGAAGAACGAAATGTCCCCACAAATCCCCACTTCCGGCCTAGGCATGTCTCATTTGATCCCAGTATGCCCGCTGATCATATTAAAGTTTATTCGAGAACTCTATTTGTTGGTGGTGTCCCAAACACCATGAAAGAGCATGATATCGCTAAAATACTCGGCAAATTTGGCGAGGTTCAAAGCGTTATCTTGAATAATTCACGGAAGCACGCTTTTGTTAAGATATACTCGAGGCAAGAAGCTGACAGCATTCTTCTGAACTTCAACAAGGATGAATCATCACCGTTAAGGATACGTTGGGCTGTCGGGTTCGGCCCCAGAGACTGCTGCGACTACCAGCACGGTTCCAGCATTATTCCAATGCACCGATTGACTGAAGTAGACCGCAAGTGGTCTCTGTGTGCAGAATGGGGTGGTACCGGTGGCCAGCCACTACAGTCCGGCATGGTTTTCGAGGAACCAGACATTATTGTTGGGGAGGGTGTGTCATCCAAAGCTATCTCTCAGAAAATGCCTACAGATCGCGGCAATGGCCCGAAGTCAGGTAAACTGCTGCCAGGGAACACCTTCCGCCCAGCGCAAACCCCCACATACGAGGCACCGATTTTTGCCCAGCCTCCtccgcctgctgcaggctATCCACAGATGTACCAGGGAATACCACAGCAGATTCCACAGCATGGGATCTACCCGCAACAAACTATCATGCCTGTCATGGCACCCCAGCATCAGCCGCAAGATCATCATCAGCAGCAGTCTCCCGCGTTTGATCCAACCGCTCAATTAAACTCACTAATGAGCATGTTGAATAAACAGCAACAATAA
- the RAD50 gene encoding MRX complex DNA-binding subunit (Syntenic homolog of Saccharomyces cerevisiae YNL250W (RAD50)): MSAIHNLSIQGIRSFDARDKEVIKFGKPLTLIVGANGCGKTTIIECLKYATTGDLPPNSKNGAFIHDPKINGEVDVRAQVKLAFTNANGVQMIVTRNIQLMKKRTTTTFKTLEGQLVAINRGERTTLSTRAADLDQQVPIYLGVPKAILEYVIFCHQEDSLWPLSEPANLKKRFDEIFQAMKFTKALDNLKGIKKDMAIDIKLLKQSVEHLKIDRDRSRAIKRSISELEHKVKDYQSTVPEIERQLKEITEQSDKLFYSNQQFQQVLSKIDSLGHSRDSIGNQIQRLQDSIEPLDMDREKLVDLLENFSSSLAEKEEAINRMEIEAAAADDELQSNKATYESLLSESAVLKSKQKEYEKNRDLLTELTNQLASEGINTEDSLGCIESMIQKAETKISDLRLKHQKELNEAQERLSGKQNELIREEQKLSYTKDDRAKLNDQLMTLKQKLARISETESELEISKQDLEKYKPRVEMWQKENAVDRFNEEIKSKNDEMLLLENDVEKVQIQISNANQHSELLAKYSLLKTSVVSKKQQLEEAISKFKADEHSKFLGIEIDDDFELEFKKKYISIQKQLAQASRNASEIKETYSEKEFTAKNIESDLVGVKTAISECKEKLQMAMPEDCTIEEYEELVQESEESYKVALENLKMHRTTLEFNQKALEIAETTNCCYLCRRNFDKDSERSKLIEELKSRTNTAFEKTLEDTLNDEKQYLASLRALEKDIVNLRSLKMRAVTQEKHLQEAKLQLGKNKAQHEDAQRQYSKLRETQEHFEQRLRPLFHDIIRLQKELAQVEGEYGRLSDEVKIYGGSSEGVYTVEELQRKQTNINERLRVLRKEVGRLQEEKERKATEFNNLVALVREKTFKVTEMEKQLQEKQQIQKDAVGIELSIGNMDGILLDAETVLERLAAEVSTLKTTLASIRNEQSEKDSQEARQLNGLKTKYMQLKGVIDSMKEFDDVHSKRLVDVTALLTRSQQDSEELTKRINTLGKRIAKENQKLKDSTNEQKNMKLNLDLIDLKSQMKEISEELVRLDARSAEAQRDKYQQESMKLRTEFEKLSSENAGKLGEIKQLQNQIALLTNQLQSEYRDVDDRYQQEWAKLQTKTLVTDDIDTYSKVLDSAIMKYHGLKMEDINRIIDELWKRTYSGTDVDSIKIKSDEVNSTTRGKSYNYRVVMYKQDAELDMRGRCSAGQKVLASIIIRLALSETFGTNCGVIALDEPTTNLDEENISSLARSLSNIIKFRRHQKNFQLIVITHDEKFLDHMNAVNFTDHFWKVKRDERQTSQIEMVDIAVVS, translated from the coding sequence ATGTCTGCGATTCACAACTTATCCATACAGGGAATTCGGTCATTTGATGCGCGGGATAAGGAGGTTATAAAGTTTGGGAAACCTTTGACTTTAATTGTGGGAGCGAATGGATGCGGGAAGACTACGATTATCGAATGCCTGAAAtatgccactactggggACCTGCCCCCGAACTCCAAGAACGGGGCTTTCATACATGATCCCAAGATAAACGGAGAAGTGGACGTCCGAGCACAAGTTAAGCTGGCGTTTACTAATGCTAATGGGGTTCAGATGATTGTGACGCGGAATATCCAGTTGATGAAGAAACGCACCACCACGACATTCAAGACCTTAGAAGGACAGTTAGTGGCGATAAATCGTGGCGAACGGACAACATTGAGCACGCGTGCGGCGGATTTAGACCAACAGGTGCCGATTTACCTTGGTGTGCCAAAGGCAATCCTGGAGTATGTGATTTTTTGTCACCAGGAGGACTCACTGTGGCCATTGAGTGAACCAGCCAATCTGAAAAAGCGGTTCGATGAGATATTCCAGGCAATGAAGTTTACGAAGGCCTTAGACAACCTGAAGGGCATTAAAAAGGACATGGCAATTGATATCAAGCTACTGAAACAATCTGTCGAGCACTTGAAGATCGACAGGGACCGTTCACGCGCGATCAAGCGTTCTATTTCTGAGTTAGAACATAAAGTAAAGGATTACCAGAGTACGGTACCCGAGATCGAGCGACAACTAAAGGAGATCACTGAGCAGTCAGATAAACTTTTTTATTCAAATCAGCAGTTTCAGCAGGTACTATCCAAGATTGATAGTCTAGGTCATTCCCGGGATTCAATAGGAAATCAGATTCAAAGGCTCCAGGATTCTATTGAACCTTTGGATATGGATCGAGAAAAGCTTGTAGATCTCTTAGAAAACTTCTCAAGCAGCTTGGCAGAGAAAGAAGAAGCGATTAACCGTATGGAAATTGAAGCCGCGGCTGCAGATGACGAATTACAATCAAATAAGGCCACTTACGAGTCATTATTATCGGAGTCCGCTGTGTTAAAGTCGAAGCAGAAAGAATACGAGAAAAATCGAGATCTTTTAACAGAACTTACAAATCAGTTAGCTTCTGAAGGAATAAATACAGAAGATTCCCTCGGATGTATTGAGTCTATGATTCAAAAGGCAGAGACTAAAATAAGCGACCTGCGTTTAAAACATCAGAAGGAGCTTAATGAGGCCCAGGAACGGCTCTCAGGAAAACAGAACGAATTGATCAGAGAGGAGCAAAAACTGTCTTACACCAAAGATGACAGAGCTAAATTAAATGACCAACTAATGACATTAAAGCAAAAATTAGCCCGTATATCCGAAACTGAATCTGAATTAGAAATTTCTAAGCAAGATCTCGAGAAGTACAAACCTAGAGTTGAAATGTGGCAGAAGGAAAATGCTGTAGATAGGTTTAATGAAGAAATAAAGTCAAAAAATGATGAAATGTTGTTGCTGGAGAATGATGTTGAGAAAGTACAAATTCAAATCAGTAATGCTAACCAGCATTCAGAATTATTGGCTAAATATTCTCTTCTCAAAACATCTGTCGTATCGAAGAAGCAACAACTCGAAGAAGCGATAAGTAAATTTAAAGCTGACGAGCATAGTAAATTTCTAGGAATCGAGATTGATGATGATTTTGAACTAGAATTCAAAAAGAAGTACATCAGTATACAAAAACAATTGGCTCAAGCCAGTCGTAATGCTTCCGAAATAAAGGAGACATATTCTGAAAAGGAATTTACTGCCAAGAATATAGAGTCTGATTTGGTAGGTGTAAAAACGGCTATATCGGAGTGTAAGGAGAAATTGCAGATGGCGATGCCAGAGGATTGTACAATTGAGGAATATGAAGAGCTAGTGCAAGAAAGTGAAGAATCTTATAAAGTTGCATTGGAGAATTTAAAGATGCACCGCACAACCTTGGAATTCAACCAGAAAGCATTGGAAATTGCAGAAACCACCAATTGCTGTTATTTATGCCGAAGAAACTTTGATAAGGATTCAGAAAGGTCCAAACTTATTGAAGAATTAAAGTCGCGCACTAATACTGCTTTCGAGAAGACACTGGAAGACACTCTAAATGATGAGAAACAATATTTAGCTTCTTTGCGTGCATTAGAGAAGGACATTGTAAATTTAAGGTCGCTGAAGATGCGGGCGGTAACCCAAGAAAAGCATTTACAGGAGGCTAAGTTGCAATTGGGGAAGAACAAGGCTCAACATGAAGACGCTCAGCGCCAATATAGTAAATTACGGGAAACGCAAGAACATTTCGAGCAGAGGTTGCGTCCACTATTTCATGATATAATCCGATTACAAAAAGAGCTCGCACAGGTTGAGGGTGAGTATGGCCGTCTGTCAGATGAAGTAAAGATATATGGCGGTAGCAGCGAGGGGGTTTACACGGTAGAAGAATTACAGCGCAAGCAGACAAATATAAACGAAAGATTACGAGTTTTAAGGAAGGAAGTGGGCAGGCTGCAAGAAGAAAAGGAGAGGAAAGCAACTGAGTTCAATAATCTTGTGGCCCTTGTGAGGGAAAAGACTTTCAAAGTCACTGAAATGGAAAAACAGTTACAGGAGAAGCAACAGATACAGAAGGACGCCGTCGGCATTGAGCTAAGCATAGGTAATATGGACGGTATCTTACTGGATGCTGAGACTGTTCTTGAAAGGTTAGCAGCGGAAGTAAGTACACTTAAAACCACATTAGCCTCTATTCGCAATGAGCAATCTGAAAAGGACTCACAAGAGGCAAGACAATTGAATGGATTGAAGACCAAGTATATGCAATTGAAAGGAGTCATTGATAGTATGAAGGAATTTGATGATGTCCATTCGAAAAGACTCGTGGATGTTACTGCATTATTGACTAGGAGTCAACAAGATTCTGAAGAACTTACGAAAAGAATCAACACTTTAGGGAAGCGCATTGCGAAAGAGAATCAGAAACTGAAAGATTCTACCAATGAGCAAAAGAATATGAAGTTAAATTTGGATTTGATAGATTTGAAATCACAAATGAAGGAGATCTCAGAAGAACTGGTAAGGCTTGATGCGCGTTCGGCGGAAGCGCAACGTGATAAGTATCAACAAGAATCCATGAAACTCAGAACGGAATTTGAGAAACTGAGTTCGGAAAACGCTGGAAAGCTAGGCGAAATTAAACAGCTACAAAATCAGATTGCATTGCTCACAAACCAGTTGCAATCTGAATATAGGGACGTTGATGATAGATATCAGCAAGAATGGGCTAAACTACAGACCAAGACTTTAGTTACCGATGACATCGACACGTACTCCAAGGTTCTTGACAGTGCCATTATGAAGTATCACGGCCTTAAAATGGAGGATATCAACAGGATTATTGATGAATTGTGGAAGCGAACCTACAGTGGAACAGATGTTGATAGCATCAAAATCAAATCGGATGAGGTAAACAGCACCACTCGAGGGAAATCATATAACTACCGAGTCGTCATGTATAAGCAAGATGCAGAGCTAGATATGAGAGGCCGCTGTTCTGCTGGGCAAAAGGTTCTAGCGTCAATTATCATAAGGCTTGCTTTATCTGAGACGTTTGGAACAAATTGCGGTGTCATTGCTCTTGATGAACCAACGACCAACCTGGATGAAGAAAATATTTCTAGCCTTGCCCGATCGTTAAGTAATATTATCAAATTCCGCAGGCATCAGAAGAACTTCCAATTGATAGTTATCACGCATGATGAAAAATTCCTGGATCATATGAATGCGGTGAACTTTACGGATCATTTTTGGAAAGTGAAGCGGGATGAGAGACAAACTTCACAGATTGAAATGGTAGATatcgcagtagttagttAG
- the RPA49 gene encoding DNA-directed RNA polymerase I subunit RPA49 (Syntenic homolog of Saccharomyces cerevisiae YNL248C (RPA49)) gives MGTKRTHKEVDVTAVTTNPSVAVASFFNGFRPSEDATFELYKTKAADSYVLHGENQKLEYEGRVDNNKGYQYMLGVYDPSSKSIELYQAPVLPTSVISKSKKRLAGKDIKQADARASTMRTALGQAFGTKKAKKAIADLERNRIDSDKLVGSVVDIVGSVRAAAKDLPTQQEMAATISEDRPIPPPNVDATDVEQIYPVRSIIPQHEWNFIRVGPIMKEKDAQQRLQMLPYTKSAYITKKLPTLTQSVQMEKLQLLYYLSLLLGVYNNRRVSNKENLLEKLNSPADTLVDGILERFTVVRPGQFGRSKDRSFAIDPQREDKLLCYILALIMHLDNFIVEISPFAHELGLKPSKLVNLLRTMGATVKGATVAQAQAFGIPKSAASTYKIATLKVPFKLPELNKRGKAARR, from the coding sequence ATGGGAACTAAAAGAACACACAAGGAGGTTGACGTTACTGCCGTTACCACTAATCCATCTGTAGCAGTTGCATCTTTCTTCAATGGTTTCCGGCCGTCTGAAGATGCCACCTTTGAACTGTACAAGACAAAAGCAGCCGACAGCTATGTTCTTCACGGTGAAAACCAGAAACTAGAGTACGAAGGCCGCGTAGATAATAACAAAGGGTACCAGTACATGCTAGGAGTGTATGACCCAAGCAGCAAATCAATTGAGCTTTATCAAGCGCCGGTATTACCTACGTCGGTGATATCTAAATCTAAGAAGAGACTGGCCGGCAAAGATATCAAGCAGGCCGACGCGCGGGCCTCTACGATGCGCACTGCATTAGGACAAGCCTTTGGTACCAAGAAGGCCAAGAAGGCGATTGCTGACCTAGAAAGAAACCGCATCGACTCCGATAAGCTCGTCGGGTCTGTAGTAGATATTGTTGGATCTGTCCGTGCAGCCGCAAAAGACCTCCCTACACAGCAGGAAATGGCCGCTACCATATCAGAGGACAGGCCAATCCCACCACCGAATGTCGACGCTACGGATGTTGAGCAAATTTATCCAGTGAGGAGCATAATTCCTCAACACGAGTGGAACTTCATCAGGGTGGGTCCGATTATGAAGGAAAAAGACGCTCAGCAGCGCTTGCAGATGCTGCCATACACAAAGTCCGCATACATTACAAAAAAGCTGCCGACTTTGACCCAGTCAGTGCAGATGGAAAAGTTACAATTGTTATACTACCTATCGCTTTTGCTTGGTGTATACAACAACCGCCGCGTCAGCAACAAGGAAAATCTTCTGGAAAAGCTCAATTCGCCAGCTGACACGTTGGTTGATGGAATCCTTGAACGATTCACAGTTGTTCGGCCAGGTCAATTTGGCCGGTCCAAGGATCGCTCCTTCGCCATCGACCCACAACGCGAGGATAAGCTACTGTGCTACATTCTGGCACTTATAATGCATCTTGACAATTTTATTGTCGAGATCTCACCTTTCGCACACGAGCTGGGTCTCAAACCTTCAAAGCTCGTAAACCTACTCCGCACTATGGGTGCAACCGTCAAGGGTGCAACAGTAGCACAAGCGCAGGCCTTTGGTATACCAAAGAGCGCTGCCTCCACCTATAAGATTGCAACCCTAAAGGTGCCTTTCAAACTTCCTGAACTAAACAAGAGAGGGAAAGCCGCCAGACGCTAA
- the JJJ3 gene encoding Jjj3p (Non-syntenic homolog of Saccharomyces cerevisiae YJR097W (JJJ3)), translating into MDGSHYDILGIAVDAEPLEVRQAYRQRLLEAHPDKQGGVDKGAVTRIQQAYRVLSDPTQRSAYDGELAVQIAATGVHGRADALDEHSLDDFEYNEQQGVFTMACPRCSSAEGFELPEQALEENATARPGGGMQVIVQCAACSLWLKVDFDIVYTSE; encoded by the coding sequence ATGGACGGGAGCCACTACGACATCCTAGGCATCGCAGTGGATGCTGAGCCGTTGGAGGTTCGCCAAGCATACCGCCAGCGGTTGCTTGAGGCACACCCTGACAAGCAGGGTGGTGTAGATAAGGGGGCTGTGACTCGTATACAGCAGGCGTATCGTGTCCTCTCGGACCCTACACAGAGGTCCGCATACGATGGAGAACTAGCGGTCCAAATAGCCGCAACAGGTGTGCATGGGCGCGCAGATGCGCTAGACGAACATTCGCTTGATGATTTTGAGTATAACGAGCAACAGGGCGTCTTCACGATGGCTTGTCCCCGCTGCTCGAGTGCAGAAGGATTTGAGCTGCCGGAGCAGGCTCTAGAGGAAAACGCCACTGCGCGCCCGGGAGGAGGTATGCAGGTGATTGTACAGTGCGCAGCGTGCTCGCTGTGGCTCAAGGTGGACTTTGATATAGTGTATACTAGTGAATAA